The Mus musculus strain C57BL/6J chromosome 2, GRCm38.p6 C57BL/6J genome has a window encoding:
- the Wfdc15b gene encoding WAP four-disulfide core domain protein 15B precursor: MKLLGLSLLAVTILLCCNMARPEIKKKNVFSKPGYCPEYRVPCPFVLIPKCRRDKGCKDALKCCFFYCQMRCVDPWESPE, translated from the exons ATGAAGCTGCTTGGCCTCTCTCTACTCGCAGTGACCATTCTGCTTTGCTGTAACATGGCTCGACctgaaataaagaagaagaacG TTTTTTCCAAACCTGGCTATTGCCCAGAGTATCGGGTTCCCTGCCCCTTTGTCCTTATACCTAAATGCAGGCGTGATAAAGGCTGCAAGGACGCCCTGAAGTGTTGCTTCTTCTACTGCCAGATGCGCTGTGTGGATCCATGGGAGAGCCCAGAATAG